From the Cucumis sativus cultivar 9930 chromosome 5, Cucumber_9930_V3, whole genome shotgun sequence genome, the window caaatggttgaagacttttgccttttttttattatcctccaacatctcaacaaaagaaaaaaatttctaccTTCCAAttccattttatctccattttatctccatttctttctacaccaaattgggtcccacaacccggttctttgtccaAGAGGATAgtagttgagtactagtggtggtctcggtttgAATTGACAAGAAggtatcaaagttttttgaaagcttcaaaggtaatatttcctaaaaccctaacttgattagtttagggtcacatgttaattgtggcaattagagtagaaattcaattcttttttccgctgtgcatgtcttagttctatcaaaataataataataaactcttatttttcttcttatttagcctcacatttaaaatttagataaaaggTTGCTAAAATTCTAATATACcaacaaatcaaaatacaGACCggaaacttaaaataaatataagattttctaaaattgaaaaagttattaagaattaaaatgtaaGATTTTCTAAACTTCACGTGAGGAAGAGATTtataaaaatccaaaatttatttgtaaaaaaatcaaatacacGTTAGAAGagatttctttaaaatatatatatatatcaaattttataacaaagatcttttttaaaaaaaacatcatattttatttctaactTATATGTACTtcacattaataaaaaaaaagtatttaaaaagtcaTCCACCTTAAATAaaaggaacattttttaaaaatcacacaccactatttaaaaaaaaaaaaaaacaaaatcacacTTTAATCTAACTACCATATAACTTAACAAAGAAATCACTATGGTAAACCATGACAAAGTGAcaaatttatatcttttttttgtttgattttaggtATAACTTTTGTACtacttcactttttttttagttttcttcgTTGATAATTAAAAGTGCAATTAAAAGTGCTAGGTATCGcacttcctttttaatttttttttgctaaagATTGTTATTTctggtaaaaaaaaatttgtactagttataaacttttattagaaatatgtttttgttttttataaaagtaaatttttttttaatatatataatataaagaaataaattattacacTCCGATTGaacttatatatttacattttaattttcaactatGAAAACATGCCATTTAGGTAgtttaaattcttttgttaatgtGTTGTAAACATAGATTTTACAATTTgtcattattatataatattagatATATGTTTACAAAAAGACTAAATGTAAAAGTCCACAAGTAAAAAGTATATACTATTTAACAACTTAAATCTACAATtgttcaaatatatttgaaatttaggttaaattttgtaaaacaattttttaagacaaattaggaaagaaattaattctctaatagtttttttttatggattttaaaatttttgaaaatgggaAACTATTTGATACTTTTGaagatttacatttttttgtaatgttagaaattatgaaaaattttaacttgATTTTTATGTAGTATcgtaaatatattaaatcatTCGTGAAAACCTTTTGAATTAGgtccaattttttaatttttaattttagattttttcttAGGTTGTCAAGGAGAATAGCAAAATATAAGTTGTACTTtggaaaaatagcaaaaataattttaaattgttagaataacaaaacataaaagttaaaaaaataaataaatgaaacaatctCTCAAATGTCTCTATCCAATATGAAAAGTACAATTATTCACCTAAACCCCATATACACggtaattaaaataacatatgtTACATAAAAAATTTTCTCCAACAAACATAAAGATTAGCAAAGTTGTCATTAGTGGGAAGCTCCACCTCATGcctgaaaaatttaaaatttattttaaagtccAAAAGATgcaatttatttgaaatggaTAATTGCAAAATTGAGATACATTCAATCAAAGAGTTTGGCTCTACACCTTGGAACAACCATAACCGAAAGCTTCTAGTTGAAAAGGGAAGCATTGttgattttataataaagatgaaattatgaaattatacCATAGAATTCAAAACTTATATACATCTTAGCTACGCATCATTTGAGATTCATTTGAGTCATTCTCTCCTGTTTACAAGAAAAAATTTTTGTGTTACACCGTGTTTGTCTCTTGTCGGCTGCCCCTCTCTTaatctgtttttcttttctctaaaacctaaaaaaagaagattaaactaattgcaaaaatggcataattaaatcctaaaatttaaattcaaattgttattaaaaatatatattaaattttaaattcaaattgttattagagataaatattatgtattatttaataaattgttttaaatataacaattttgaaaatcttgtatatatatttgtcattattAGAAATTGTTGCAATCTTGTCTACTAACAAAATAGCtttagttaagatttaccaaatttgaaggttgtttgcaaaatgttttaataaaagaggcacaataaattaatttttaaacaaaaatcaatcaaaataagtgtagaatttgaaatataaattaaaataatgatctattatctaataaattttttaaaaataatttaaaatataaatgaatgaTTAGATttcatgatattttaattcaaaatattatgaaatccaataaatgagaaaaacagttgaaaatttttaacaaGTGGAAATCTTTATTAAACCTaagttttatgaattaaataaataaatgttaattaatttaatttaaatactaaaaatctgaaaatttattatgaattatagacATATATTTAGGAGATATTGGAAAAATTTTGTCAATCCcgtaaatatgataaattagttaatattttctaaaaagtttgTAAATACAATGTGACGGTGTGATATTTGGGAAATATGGGTATAAACGGCTAAAAAATTGTGTAACAGGTTTTggcaaaaattttaataattttcagaTTGGATATTTTTGGTTTGTGATACTAAATTTGATCCTTTATGATTTTATGattgttatctattttttctttaattgtaGAGTTAAGAAAAGATTGGGCCATGAGGAAGCCCATCTAACATTAGCATTTGCAAGCAAAGCAGCGATCTCGTATTGAGTTGCTGCATAGTTGGCTGTATTTGTCGTTTAAGGCAATTTTTCATGCATATCAACATCGTATCTAAACTTAGCAATTCCACAATTACGAttcactctctttcttttttgtcacCATTTTCATTAAAACACAATTCATTCTCTACaatcttcttcgtcttcctcttcttcttcagagAAAAAGAGATTCAATAATCAAACCCGATGCCATGCAAAGCCGAGAAATGCAGAGCCACACAAACAACTACCAAACACTTCCCAAGAAACAAGAAGTAATCATCACTGTCTACGTTGAATCTCCCAAATTACAAAACAGTAATCCCCATAAAACCCCAATTGTTCCccacaacaataacaacaacagCAATCCAAAGCCTTCTCTTCGCAAAACCCCCAATTCTACGGGCTACGACCGCCGGGCTCAGCTTCTCGCTTACTCTCGCCACCTCAGAAATGTTCATTCCTCTAACACCCAATCTCCCAAACCCAAATCCAAGGCAACATTTCCTTAcccttttgtttatttgtgaattgtgatttgtgaaagtttttcaaaaaaaaaaaaaaaaatgaaaatcgtTGTTACTTGCTGAcagaaatggaaatggaaggTCCGATCAGAAGCGCCAACAGTGCGGCGGATGCCATCGAGACGGGCGTTGCAACGGTGGAGATATGAACGAGTTGGGATGATGAGAGAAGAGAGAACAGAGGTTGTGGATCAGCCATGCCGGCCCAAGTGCTTAGGTGGAAGAAGCAACAAGAAAAGCACTTCAAGATCGGGTTCTTCCATATTTGTAAGTTTTTCATTGCATTGAACATGTGATTCAATATGAATTGAGTACCCATTTGATtgttcttaattaaatattacatatatGCTTTGTTAGTATGGttattattgattaatgtgtGTTTCTGTTTTCAGAGGAAATTGAAGAGTTTACTGGGAGAGTTATCAAAGGGCTGTAAACGCAGTGGTGAGGATTGAGGATGAAAATGGCTGATGGTGAGATAGTCAGATCCGCCATTTGTGTTCAGTCCCTTGTTTTTCTCCACGCCTTCAATTCTGTTAGAATGTACACTTGCTGTGTGTCGATTGGACCTTGATTGTGAAGGACCAAAATGAAGTGTTTTGTGTATGTGGATGATTTGGGTGGAAGGAAAAAGTGTTTCTTTTACAACTCCTTATGGGGTGGTTGTGTATCTTTTGACTTCTGACGTTTAATACTAAAGAGTGGTTAtgtgggttttgtttttgctgCTTGTTTTTTCCACCATCAAACataacttctttttcattggCGGAGTGTTTTCTATCAAATGGTAAGGGATTATATCTCTACTACCTTCCAAGTCTCTTTTACCACGTAAGAAATGCATGTCGCAAAATTTTCACTCGCTAACTTTATATAAGCAGTCTCAATTAGTTAGCACAACATTTTATCACTCTTCTATTCACTCCAATCCAACTAGATGGAGTTGCAAATACAAATCTTGCAACTGTCTATATTGGTACAAACTACTTGAACCACACATGACTTAAACTAGAAGTCACATGAATAAAACCTAATGAGTAATGAGGCTTGTGTCGTACTGCCAACTTAGAGACATGCATTCATGTCTGTAATATTTGGATTAGTCTGCCAAGTTAGTCGACTATAGATTTAGTACATGAATCCATGTTATGATATTAACATACAATGTTACACGAATACAACTTAGATTTGTGCTTTCACACACCTGTCCAAGAAATAAAATTCCATGCTAACTGTTGAGGTCATGATAATGGggtttatatatttacacaaatataAGATACCTAACATAATTTACAAGCGAAGTACAAACAAAGATTTGATGAAAAATTtacactaaaaaataattctgAAGTATGAATAAAAAGGCTGCACTCGTCTTCTTGCAACTAAATCAAActataaaacagaaaaaaatcttaaaaaattaaaattgaagagttTACCACAAGACACGAACCAAGTGGGTTACAAAAAGGATAAATGCAgtcaaatatttttgaatCGGGATTTAGTGGTGGAATGAATGTGAATGGCAAGGCCATGCCACAATGGGGTATAGTTCAAGTGCAAAGCAGAGCATGGAatcaaggaaaacaaaaatggaacaTCCAAAGAaccataaaaatattaaatgttatttaacaaCACAAGGgatcagaaaaaaaaataataataaattgttccATTGTCGTGATCTGTTTGGTCGGTCAATGTCAATCTTCAAATGACGATAACAAATCAAAGCAGCTCAGGAGTAGCTTCACTGCTGATATACCTTCTTTCCTGATTTCCAAGCTAAAATCTCTAACAATCCCAATGCCTATTCCCCCGAAAGCCGGCGGAGAAAAGAACACTCAAGACTTGGCTGTTAAAACCAAATTCTTGACTATtaataaggaaaaagaagaaaaaaacactacAAAAGAGCTATGCACCGTGAACAGAGTGGGTATACGACTTCTAACCGAAGAAATAATGCGGACAGACCTCCATTACAAGAATAGTTTTAAGAGAATATACATGCCCTATATCAATAAAAGCTTGCTTCCTTGTCCCCTAACTCCCACTCTTTCCACTTTCTTTCCTACATAATAAGTTATGGAAGTCTGTTAAGTCCTCCTCTTTGTCTTGGCCGCCTTGACCTCCCAAATATAATTCTGCGGAAACCACGCCCTGGCCCACCAGTTGCGGTAGAACCAAGACCTGCAGCACGATGCATCCCAAAATCAATCTCATCTGCCCTGTTGTAGTCCCTATGATATCTATTGCGAGAAAACAAACCACCATCCCGTCCTAAACCAAATGCGTCCATGGAAAAGAAAGCATCATCATCCAAATTATCGTCCATATCAGAATCGTACTCACTATAAAAACCACTTTGGTTAGGTTCTAACACGTAATCCCCTAAAACAACAGCCCCAGGGATTGATGATCTAATCGTGCTGATCACATCACTACGCTCCCTCTCATGCTCAAATCTCTTCCACTTCTCTTCAAGCACAGGGTCCACTTGGCGGGGTCGTGCTAATGGATGCTTTGCTCTAACGTGCTTCTTCAGCTCCTTGTAACGTCCAACAAATGAGCAATTATCCTGCATGCAACTTCTCTTCTTAGAATTAAGATACTTCCGTGCTGGTTCCACCACTGTCCAGCCTTTAACCTGTCCCCTACAAAGAGGACATAACAGCTCTGGCACATTAACCTTTTCACTTGGCTGCCCTGCGTCCAAATTGAAGCTTACATTTTCAACCGGCAAATTCAATAGTTCTGAACTTTGAGTTGATGTTGATTTTGTGTAGGCTTTCTTGTATTGATCGAGACAATTTGAATATCGGCGGCCAGTTGCACACATATAAGGCCGGCAACCCTTATTATATGATGCACAAAGAAGAAGTACAGCATTGTGAGGGAACTCCATACAGACTGAGCAAGTAGCATCTTCCCACTCTTTTTTCTCTGACCCTTTGCAGTTCTTTTTCTTGAGGTAAACATTTTTAGCAACTTTCAATGTACTAGATGGCAATGTATATGAGTTTGCCCTAGAACGTCTAGAGTCAGAGTTGCTCTGCATCTTTTTCATAGCCATTCACAAATTGTACCTGAAATCATTTGGGGAGGGGGAATGGGGGcatcaaaatggaaaatcaGTACCATAAAATTTCTAAGTCTTGATAAGCATTTACTAGTAAATTCAGCTTTTGGACTTAAATTGCataccaaataaataatagcactggaagaaaaacaaataatagaaTGACATGGAATGCAACAGGAAGGAAAAACCATAGTCAAGCACAAGATGAAGCAGGTGCGACTGAAACAAGAGAACATCAAACCTTACATGCACAATATCCATTcctcataaaataaaattaaaaaaattctccaAAAACAAGTTATGGAACTGAACCAACTAAAAAAGATTCAATTTTTACAGTCTTGAGAAAAATGCCTCAACCTAATGACCTGCGAAGATAATTAAAACGTTTGAACTTTTAGAAGAATAATTGTCTAATTCCAGTCCCTTTCCATCTGAGTGGCCAACCCCCTAAACTAAAAGAGACTTCGAATTCACGCCATCTATGAATCACCATTtccagaaaaacaaaacaataaataaaatttttgcCACATTCAATCTTTTAGTCTCAACTATCTCAATAACCATCCTCGGTTGCCTTAGTGgtaaaaaatatgacaaagtcttaataaatgattaaaaCGTCGTGAGTTCAATCCATGATAACCACCATCTACCaaggaattaatttcctatgagttttcttgacaGAAAAATGTGGTAGGTCAGAAAAGTTGTCCCGTGAGATTAGTCAAGGTGCACGAAAGTTGACACACAGTAACGaatatcaaaagaagaaaaaattataccTCAATAGTCCTGCCACAATAAACTCCatcaaatataacatatatagcACAATTGCTTATTCAAACACAATAATCAGTCACCTATGGAGCAAAGATTTGTTAAGTGAGTGAGAGAACTAGTATCGGATACGTATATGATAAGGATTCGTCCAAATACGCCTTGAAATGTGTCGGATACGTGACTGTGTATCTcgctttttctttcttttcttttttgaatttcaGATACACGAATCTTTAAAAGATTTGTTGAGGGACAATGCTATCTCCCATCAACTCAGctcatatcaaaattcaaatggattttttaagttagaattttaaaaaataaagatgaaacacttaaaaaaagattaaaaaaaaaaaaaaaaacccgaAAAAAACCACAATATTGTGTTTAGGGTTGTCACAATATTGAAGTTCAGTAAGGAAGAAAACGAAAGGACATGAATCCCAAATGTACCCATATGTTAGTTTTCCAGAAATTGGCATCGCCAAGATCCTATCATATTCATATCTCGTATCCGTAACTGTGTCCATGTTTATACTTCATAGTCACACTgtctcatttttcttcttttattttttattttgacgGTAAACCAAACTTCCATTGAGaacagataaaaaaaatacaagggTATCCAAAAACATTAAGCCCACTAAAGGGAGCTTTACTAAAGAATTATCTCAAATGAAGCAAAATAAGTCCGAacgaataattacaaaaagatttCACCCACTGATCTCAACAGACAAAATGAGACCTGACACTGGGATCCTTCTCTCCTCTAAAGATTTTATTCCCTCACCCCCAAAACAAAGCAAGCATCCTAGCTTGTCACAAAAGTCTCCATTTGTTCTGAAAGGGTGCATGGAGAAGGAACTCCTCAATCATCTCATTGTAAGCTCTGTGCCAGTGAACTCAAATATAAACACCTCAAAGGGAAAAATAACTCCAAACAAACCATGGAAAATCATACTCCAAAGTACATGATCTAGGTGGTGTTCCTCTGCCACTAACAACACTAACTCTAACTCTTCGAAACTCCCATACGTAGGCAAAGATCAAAAACCTAGTTACCAATGAACTAATAATCTAAAAGGAGAAATCCATGATGACagagtttgaaattaatgtttattacCAAGTTAACAAAACCATGTTATATAATCTGAAATGTTTACTTGGcttgataatttatttgtttaaccAAAAATTTTATGATACTAATATTGTCATGTAATCAAGATCTACATCTCCAAAACACCTATATAGATGGAAAAACAAGTTCCAGTGCATTAAAATAAAGTACTTCAATACCCTAAGAAATGCATTAGATGTGAGTAGCTTCCTTAGATATTTGAGGGAGCAGTTACAAACATTTCTGAAACACGAAATGTTGTGtaatttttcatcattaaagTATTATCAAACTCACGATAATGATAGCATGTTTTTCTCACCATGTCCTCAACTTCATTCTAATcaagagaaaaagtaaattgaaaaaaaaaaaaaaggaactaAACAAACCtgtattaatttataacttaACACATAAATCCTACACACTTTcccaataaaaaagaatattattacCGGATCATCAATATACCTGAAGAACACTATAGACTATAGTAGTATAGTATACATTCATACCATACATTgcaaaaaatatacaaaaatggCATAAGTTATCTCACATATCGTCTATATGCAATGTCATTTTTAACTAGGAGAAAGCTTCTGAGAATGAGATCATAACTTTCTTATTGTAGTGTTGGAAACAAAGTTCTTTGGTCATGGAAGAGAGAAAATCAATctattcatcatttttttctttcttggatAGAAACAACCTTCCTtgagaaagatgaaagaatATAAGAGTATGCATCGAATTAAACTCTCATCCAGTGGGCCTTCACTTACCTTCACTTCAATGAACAATATTATATGAAAGAACTTCTTTAGACAGGCTCTAACCTTTTTGAGCAtttacttaattttgaaattaaaatatgtttgaatcatatagtttatatatttcttcacaaaacaatatatttacatCACATTTCATCTAGGTTAAATGACATATTTAGTCTCTATGCTTTCATGGTTGTATCAAATAGGTTCTTGAACTTTAAAAGGTATTTAGTTTAAACAAGATCTTTCAAATCTGTGTGCTATATATCCttgaacttaaaaaatgtcaaatcctGAACTTTCATATTTGTAATCAATAGATCACTGAcatattcaacattttaaaaaaaaattaacaaatctattagagaaaattgaattttgtgtctaatagaacattaaactttcaactttGTATCCAATAGGTTAAGAAACTATTTAGCATAAAATTACTTAATCCTTgttaaacacaaaatcaaaagtttaggGTCATTTATAATAAAGGATAAAGGTCCGGGAATTTATAATTGAAGTAATGGGACCT encodes:
- the LOC101218772 gene encoding uncharacterized protein LOC101218772 — translated: MQSREMQSHTNNYQTLPKKQEVIITVYVESPKLQNSNPHKTPIVPHNNNNNSNPKPSLRKTPNSTGYDRRAQLLAYSRHLRNVHSSNTQSPKPKSKKWKWKVRSEAPTVRRMPSRRALQRWRYERVGMMREERTEVVDQPCRPKCLGGRSNKKSTSRSGSSIFRKLKSLLGELSKGCKRSGED
- the LOC101213823 gene encoding uncharacterized protein LOC101213823 codes for the protein MAMKKMQSNSDSRRSRANSYTLPSSTLKVAKNVYLKKKNCKGSEKKEWEDATCSVCMEFPHNAVLLLCASYNKGCRPYMCATGRRYSNCLDQYKKAYTKSTSTQSSELLNLPVENVSFNLDAGQPSEKVNVPELLCPLCRGQVKGWTVVEPARKYLNSKKRSCMQDNCSFVGRYKELKKHVRAKHPLARPRQVDPVLEEKWKRFEHERERSDVISTIRSSIPGAVVLGDYVLEPNQSGFYSEYDSDMDDNLDDDAFFSMDAFGLGRDGGLFSRNRYHRDYNRADEIDFGMHRAAGLGSTATGGPGRGFRRIIFGRSRRPRQRGGLNRLP